The genome window CTATATTCAGTGGGAGGAAGTGCGTAAACTGCAAGGCGGCATCGATCTTGTTTTTTTTAATGACCGTATTTTATTGAATGCCACTTTTGCCCGTAACAGAAGCTCCAATCAATTGGTCAATTATGCCTTGCCAGCCATTGCCGGCAGAACAAGTGTACGTATAAATCTTCCAGCTTTAATACAAAATACCAGTTGGGAGTTTTCGTTATCTGCCACCCCCCTCAAAACCAGCAAAATAACCTGGACAAGCAGCCTTAATCTTACTATTCCCCGTAACAAACTCATCGAATTTCCCGGTATCGAAAATACCAGCTATGCCACAGGCACCAGTGGGGTAATTATTGGACAACCGCTAGGAGCTACTTATTATTTCCACTATTTGGGTGTAGATCCTTTAACAGGTCGTTACCTGTTTGCAGATCAAAAGGGGAATCCTGTGGTAGTTCCTTCCGGCCAGGCACTTTCTGTTCTGTTATCCTTTCAACCACAGTATTATGGCGGTTGGATGAATACGATCACTTACAAAAGATTATCCCTGGACTTCCTCTTCCAGTTCATCAGACAACTAGGCAACAATTCCTTCTATCTTGGCCCCGGAGCAATCCCTGGGAATTTTAGTGTTGGACTGGGAAATCAGTCCGTGTCCGTATTAAACCGCTGGCAAAAGCCAGGCGATAATGCCCCTATAGGCCGATACAGCACATCATCCTTTGCAAAGACTATATCACTATCCGATGCCGGGTATTCGTACGATGCTTCTTATATACGGCTTAAAAACGTATCGCTTTCCTGGCAGCTTCCACCGGGTTTATTAAAGAAAGTGAGCTTGCAGAGTGGCGTTCTCTATTTCAGGGGGCAGAACCTGGCCACTATTACTCATTATACAGGACTTGATCCGGAATCGCAAGGAACATCTTTACCTCCCCTGCAAGTATGGACCCTGGGTTTCAATGTAAGTTTTTAGATTTTTAAAAAAGATGAAGCAAATGAATACATTTATATTACCCATCCATTATAAAAAAACAGGCAGATTCCCTTTCTCCCTGCTATTTTTTGTGTGCCTTGTACAGATCGGGATTTCCTGCAAAAAGCTGATAGAAATACCTGCACCCCTCGATTCCATTTCATCGGCCAATGTATTTACCAACGATGAAACAGCGATTGCCACTGTTATCGGCCTCTATACCAATATGAGTAAGGTTACCAACAGCAGCACGGGTGGTTTTGCCGGCCTCAACGGCCTATCGGTATCGGCAGGTTTATCGTCCGATGAATTAGTATTACATAATGGGCTGGTAAATACCTCAAAATATCAAGCTTATAATAATAATGCACTGGATGCAGTAGCAGCAGGAGGATTTGGCGCAGAACATTGGAATCCTTTATACAGTTACCTTTACGAATGCAATAGTGCTATAGAAGGTTTATCCGCTCCGGCCGCCGAAGTATTAACCCCCGCCATTCGAAAACAATTATTGGGTGAGGTCAAGTTCCTACGGGCTTTTTTTTATTTCCAACTGGTCAACTTGTATGGCGCTGTTCCCTTGGCGCTTACCAGAGACTACCAAGTGAATGCCCTATTGGCTAAAAGCCCTCCTCAACAAGTTTACCAACAGATCAAAAACGATCTGACGGAAGCTCAAAGCCTTTTGTCGGAGCATTACCCCAGCTCTAAAATACTGACAGAATCCGGAGAACGGGTACGACCTACCAAATGGGCTGCCGCTGCTTTACTGGCCAGGGTGCATCTTTATATCAAGGAATATCAACAGGCTGAGTCGGCCGCCTCCTTAGTAATTGATCATGCGGCCCTGTTCGAACTCCCCCCCCTTAATAATGTTTTCCTTAAAAACAGTAAAGAGGCCATCTGGCAACTACAACCTACCACCACTTATTTCAATACGGAAGAAGGACGTCTCTTTGTGATCCTTCCGGCTGGCCCCAGCAATACTCAACCTGTGTACCTGAGTGAACTACTGCTGAACACCTTTGAACCCGGTGACGAACGGGCTGTACCGGGTAACTGGATCGACAGCACCATTTATAAAGTAAGCGCCACCGTGAATGACACTGTTTATTATCCTTATAAATACAAAAAATCGACCCTTGACTCCGCCATCTCCGGCAGCACGGCCCTTTCCAAAATGACCGAATACCAGATGGCACTAAGGCTCGGGGAGCAATACCTGATCAGGGCGGAAGCCAGGGCACAGCTCAACAAACTGGAGGAAGCCAAGGCCGACCTGAATGCCATCCGGCTAAGAGCAGGTCTTGAAGAAACTACCGCCACCGACCAAACTTCGCTCCTCACCGCCATACAACACGAACGACAGGTAGAACTTTTCACAGAATGGGGGCATCGCTGGTTTGACCTGAAACGGACCGAAATGGTGGATGCGGTAATGACCATCGCAACACCCTACAAGTCCCAGGGGCTCACCACCTGGCAATCGTACCAGCAATTATACCCCATTCCGTTACAAGATATTAACAGAGCTCCCAACTTAGTTCAAAACCCCGGTTATTAAACAATGCCATTTACTACTATGAGAAATATACCTATTGGACTGCTGGTTGTCACCCTACTGGCTTATGCCTGTAAAAAAGAAACCTTTACCACCACTCCCGTGGCGTCACTAAAAATTATCAATACCGTTACCGGTGGCAGCATTGTCAAATTAGGCAGTTATCCCACTAATATCGCCAATAATGCCCATGCAGATTTCGGCTTATTCCCGGATAGTACTATATATGTGTATCCAAATGGAGATTCCTTACATCCCTGGTATAATCATGCCAGCAAGGACGTATTAATCGAAGAGAATCAATACTATTCTTTATTCCTTGGCGGCACTCCTACAGACGTTACTGCCAAACTGATCAAAGAAAATATACCAGTACGCGCCGACAGTACGGCAGGCATCCGCTTTATTCATTTATCGCCCAATAGCGGCCCTGTTAATGTGGTACTTTCTACCACTCCCCAGGTAAGCGAGTTCTTCAACATCGGCTATGGAGAAATCACCGATTTTAAATCTTTCCCGGCCACTGCTGCTAATACGAGCTACACTTTCCAAATAATCAATCCCAGCACTAACAAAGTCATCACTTCTATTACCATGACTGGCGCGACAGTAACTACTTATGTACCGAGGTTTAAGAATGTGACCCTGGTATTCAGGGGAAAGACAACAGGAACGCCAGCGGCGGGGATTACGCGGGTGAATCATTATTGAATAACCAAGAAAACCTTTTTAACCTACTTGAAATGATCTTCCATTTTTATACT of Paraflavitalea devenefica contains these proteins:
- a CDS encoding RagB/SusD family nutrient uptake outer membrane protein, which translates into the protein MNTFILPIHYKKTGRFPFSLLFFVCLVQIGISCKKLIEIPAPLDSISSANVFTNDETAIATVIGLYTNMSKVTNSSTGGFAGLNGLSVSAGLSSDELVLHNGLVNTSKYQAYNNNALDAVAAGGFGAEHWNPLYSYLYECNSAIEGLSAPAAEVLTPAIRKQLLGEVKFLRAFFYFQLVNLYGAVPLALTRDYQVNALLAKSPPQQVYQQIKNDLTEAQSLLSEHYPSSKILTESGERVRPTKWAAAALLARVHLYIKEYQQAESAASLVIDHAALFELPPLNNVFLKNSKEAIWQLQPTTTYFNTEEGRLFVILPAGPSNTQPVYLSELLLNTFEPGDERAVPGNWIDSTIYKVSATVNDTVYYPYKYKKSTLDSAISGSTALSKMTEYQMALRLGEQYLIRAEARAQLNKLEEAKADLNAIRLRAGLEETTATDQTSLLTAIQHERQVELFTEWGHRWFDLKRTEMVDAVMTIATPYKSQGLTTWQSYQQLYPIPLQDINRAPNLVQNPGY
- a CDS encoding DUF4397 domain-containing protein; its protein translation is MRNIPIGLLVVTLLAYACKKETFTTTPVASLKIINTVTGGSIVKLGSYPTNIANNAHADFGLFPDSTIYVYPNGDSLHPWYNHASKDVLIEENQYYSLFLGGTPTDVTAKLIKENIPVRADSTAGIRFIHLSPNSGPVNVVLSTTPQVSEFFNIGYGEITDFKSFPATAANTSYTFQIINPSTNKVITSITMTGATVTTYVPRFKNVTLVFRGKTTGTPAAGITRVNHY